One window from the genome of Musa acuminata AAA Group cultivar baxijiao chromosome BXJ1-4, Cavendish_Baxijiao_AAA, whole genome shotgun sequence encodes:
- the LOC135672271 gene encoding inactive protein RESTRICTED TEV MOVEMENT 2-like codes for MDTCKQRCKHQCKQPPHMETRKKPNIYDEIIPPHQKIVMEGAEKYLIHLPGFFKEQLNVEFSTDGKITVSGQRPLFDNWWSRFRKELQAPENYNINNMHVSFKDEVLCIVLPNFTNKAKATVKDEPTHDASKKEGATSTLEPKCSCRKQQEQNKCEMSDATHVEEKKVKDHLIETKNAEKVTGKDQPEQGKKGIDAAALATCHGAGIRLRKMKLKMGRLEDELSNTRKLMGAFIVATVVSVGVGLYFHCSPTSTET; via the exons ATGGACACATGCAAACAGCGATGCAAACATCAATGCAAACAGCCTCCTCACATGGAAACACGGAAAAAACCT AATATCTATGATGAAATCATCCCTCCGCACCAAAAAATTGTAATGGAAGGAGCAGAGAAGTACCTGATTCATCTCCCAG GCTTCTTCAAGGAACAACTCAATGTTGAATTCAGCACCGATGGAAAGATAACTGTTAGTGGACAGCGTCCCTTATTCGACAACTGGTGGAGCCGCTTCCGCAAGGAACTGCAAGCGCCGGAGAACTATAACATCAACAACATGCATGTGAGTTTTAAGGACGAAGTCCTTTGTATTGTGCTGCCGAACTTCACCAACAAAGCCAAAGCCACTGTGAAAGATGAGCCAACACATGATGCTAGCAAGAAAGAAGGTGCAACTTCAACTCTTGAGCCAAAATGCAGTTGCAGGAAACAACAAGAACAGAACAAGTGCGAAATGTCTGATGCAACACATGTGGAGGAGAAGAAGGTGAAGGATCACCTCATAGAGACAAAGAACgcagagaaggttacaggaaaggATCAACCTGAACAAGGTAAGAAGGGCATAGATGCAGCAGCTCTAGCGACTTGCCATGGTGCTGGAATCAGGCTAAGGAAGATGAAGCTTAAGATGGGTAGATTGGAAGATGAACTGTCCAACACCAGGAAGCTCATGGGAGCTTTCATTGTGGCTACTGTGGTTTCGGTGGGGGTGGGGTTGTACTTTCACTGTAGCCCGACATCCACAGAGACATAA